From one Mytilus trossulus isolate FHL-02 chromosome 10, PNRI_Mtr1.1.1.hap1, whole genome shotgun sequence genomic stretch:
- the LOC134688166 gene encoding uncharacterized protein LOC134688166, whose translation MRFLKINPVHQPAGKAKYRTYSPTSLVNAYTAVKEDHVSIRRASITYGVPFQTLRDRITGIVDPECCTMGNGPFFTLDEESRLVSHLKEMAQLGYGYNRMEVVDIATDYAVMLEKKSKNEKPLTLTWFYGMLGRWPDLKVVKPRALEVARAKAANKENITKYFNELEKALIKYDLMDRPHLIYNVDEKGVTINHNPSKVVSGVETSPQEVTSGKGDTVTILGCGNAIGNALPPYFVFPGQRMNDQLLEGSTPGTVGTVSKSGWSNSDLFMDFLSNHFKKFVPGNGHVMLLLDGHKSHVAVSTIEWARRHNIVIQLLPAHTSHLLQPLDVGCYGPLQNMYNSICHRTIRTKQCALTRYDVCSMACKAYGNALSVSNLQSAFRKTGIYPFTKDIIMELPLTPSEAFVSDIIDNEEGLNSAVVENVNDSEREGVMSDEENVGVVIEGEVGLEVDRSGVSDRDEVQNDVENDSVVSVGDRMIDVAVQEKGSTGKSDFFVQKIVNMKRVKGEKKKKRNVLSRIISGKTVTEDDVLERMKEHVSKNPGKNVSESVTESGKKGQNGSVGSKRKRGPEKKQTAKSLKSCSQKPGTSGVSRCVNEWAIDSESESESEIREDEKCCV comes from the exons ATGCGATTCCTAAAG ATCAACCCAGTTCATCAACCAGCGGGAAAGGCCAAATACAGGACTTACAGTCCAACATCTTTAGTTAATGCCTACACTGCAGTTAAGGAAGATCACGTATCAATTAGAAGAGCAAGCATTACGTATGGGGTACCATTTCAAACCTTAAGAGACCGCATAACTGGTATAGTTGACCCAGAGTGCTGCACAATGGGCAACGGACCTTTTTTTACTTTAGACGAAGAAAGCAGGCTTGTTTCACATCTGAAAGAAATGGCCCAACTTGGGTATGGTTACAATAGAATGGAAGTGGTTGACATAGCAACTGATTATGCAGTCAtgctagaaaaaaaaagtaaaaatgagaAACCCTTAACCCTAACTTGGTTTTATGGAATGCTTGGACGATGGCCCGATCTTAAAGTTGTAAAACCAAGGGCATTGGAAGTTGCAAGAGCAAAAGCTGCCAACAAGGAGAATATTACTAAGTACTTCAATGAACTTGAGAAAGCCCTTATTAAATATGATCTGATGGACAGACCTCATTTGATTTACAATGTTGATGAGAAGGGTGTAACCATCAACCACAACCCATCAAAGGTAGTATCAGGAGTAGAGACATCACCGCAGGAGGTTACATCTGGAAAGGGTGACACCGTGACTATCTTAGGGTGTGGAAATGCAATTGGCAATGCATTACCCCCTTACTTTGTCTTCCCAGGACAGAGAATGAATGATCAGTTGCTGGAGGGGTCTACACCAGGAACAGTTGGCACTGTCTCTAAGTCAGGGTGGTCTAATTCGGACCTGTTTATGGATTTCCTCAGCAATCATTTCAAGAAATTTGTTCCAGGCAATGGGCATGTGATGTTATTGTTAGATGGACATAAATCTCATGTTGCTGTAAGCACAATTGAATGGGCAAGGCGTCACAACATTGTAATACAGTTACTTCCAGCACACACCAGTCATCTTTTGCAGCCATTGGATGTAGGTTGTTATGGTCCTTTGCAAAATATGTACAACAGCATATGTCACAGAACTATCAGAACAAAACAATGTGCACTAACTCGTTATGATGTTTGTAGCATGGCATGCAAAGCTTACGGAAATGCCTTATCAGTCAGTAATTTGCAGTCAGCTTTTAGAAAAACAGGCATTTATCCATTCACAAAAGACATTATTATGGAATTACCACTGACACCATCAGAGGCTTTCGTCAGTGATATTATAGACAATGAAGAAGGGTTAAACAGTGCTGTAGTTGAGAATGTGAATGATAGTGAAAGAGAGGGAGTTATGAGTGATGAGGAGAATGTGGGTGTTGTAATTGAGGGAGAGGTTGGTTTGGAGGTAGATAGGAGTGGTGTGAGTGATAGAGATGAAGTTCAGAATGATGTGGAGAATGACAGTGTTGTGAGTGTGGGTGATAGAATGATTGATGTGGCCGTGCAAGAGAAAGGAAGTACCGGTAAGAgtgatttttttgtacaaaaaatagtAAACATGAAAAGAGTGAAAggtgagaaaaaaaagaagagaaatgTGTTAAGTAGAATCATCAGTGGCAAGACTGTGACAGAGGATGATGTGTTAGAGAGGATGAAAGAGCATGTGAGTAAGAATCCTGGGAAGAATGTTAGTGAAAGTGTGACTGAAAGTGGTAAGAAAGGCCAGAATGGATCTGTGGGAAGTAAGAGGAAGAGAGGGCCTGAGAAgaaacaaacagcaaaatctTTAAAGAGTTGTTCTCAGAAGCCAGGAACCAGTGGAGTGAGTAGATGTGTGAATGAGTGGGCAATAGACAGTGAGAGTGAGAGTGAGAGTGAAATAAGAGAGGATGAAAAGTGCTGTGTATGA